One segment of Tistrella mobilis DNA contains the following:
- a CDS encoding AMP-binding protein: MTMATSPADPHFRSFHDALPAATTWEAVARGAETAPHGFALRVIERGGAEAVLTRGDLATLAAAGARALAAAGIAAGDRIVLALPASRLFLALHLGAGAIGALPVVVAPPAVPVPDPARAHLADIARRAGARLLIAEAEPAGALDGLDTQAPGLAVAAADRLLAAGLRAALPAMTADPRGISHLQQTSGSTGAPKLAVVHHDRLSANLAQIAAAICPGPEGVGGDVLVSWLPLSHDMGLVGLNYALRWGVPMVLADTGEFVRNPMNWPAWMSRHKGTLSPAPNSAFQMCARLARLRPPRGLDLSAWRVALCGAEPVHARTLQDFSAAFGSHGFAPETLRPVYGLAEATLAVAIPPVGGCVTDPVDADRLAAEGVAAPAGDEAGRRLHAVTLGPAVPGAAIRITAPDGTELPERRVGEIEVASPATVGGYWQDPAESARLTRPDGWLRTGDLGYLADGRLHVTGRAKDLLILGGRNFTPAQIEDVAEAAADAAITPAVIAVGLTDETIGTETLHLLLDTRLGPEEARPAIAQRIRDALAEAFGLTGIGTHWIAAGLVPRTPSGKVQRFRCREIVAARLADRQAAASKNKTTPAPGRITG, encoded by the coding sequence ATGACCATGGCGACCTCTCCTGCGGACCCGCATTTCCGCAGCTTCCATGACGCGTTGCCCGCGGCCACCACCTGGGAGGCGGTGGCCCGTGGGGCCGAGACCGCGCCCCATGGCTTCGCCCTGCGCGTGATCGAACGCGGTGGTGCCGAGGCGGTGCTGACCCGGGGCGATCTTGCGACGCTCGCCGCCGCCGGCGCCCGGGCTCTGGCGGCGGCCGGCATCGCGGCCGGTGATCGTATCGTGCTGGCGCTGCCGGCCTCGCGGCTGTTCCTGGCGCTGCATCTGGGCGCCGGTGCGATCGGTGCCCTGCCGGTGGTGGTGGCGCCGCCCGCCGTGCCGGTGCCGGATCCCGCCCGCGCCCATCTGGCCGATATTGCCCGCAGGGCGGGGGCCCGGCTGCTGATTGCCGAGGCGGAACCGGCCGGGGCGCTCGACGGCCTGGACACGCAGGCCCCCGGTCTGGCGGTTGCCGCGGCCGACCGGTTGCTGGCGGCGGGGTTGCGCGCAGCCCTGCCGGCGATGACCGCCGATCCCCGCGGCATTTCGCATCTTCAGCAGACATCGGGATCGACCGGCGCACCCAAGCTCGCGGTGGTGCATCACGACCGGCTCTCGGCCAATCTCGCCCAGATCGCGGCGGCGATCTGCCCGGGGCCCGAGGGTGTGGGCGGCGATGTTCTGGTCTCGTGGCTGCCGCTCTCCCACGATATGGGGCTGGTCGGGCTCAATTATGCGCTCCGCTGGGGCGTGCCGATGGTGCTGGCCGATACCGGCGAATTCGTCCGCAACCCGATGAACTGGCCGGCCTGGATGTCGCGGCACAAGGGTACGCTGTCGCCGGCGCCCAACAGCGCCTTTCAGATGTGCGCGCGCCTGGCCCGGCTGCGCCCGCCGCGCGGGCTGGACCTCTCGGCCTGGCGGGTGGCGCTGTGCGGGGCGGAACCGGTTCATGCCCGCACCCTGCAGGATTTCAGCGCCGCCTTCGGCAGCCACGGTTTCGCGCCCGAGACCCTGCGCCCGGTCTATGGCCTGGCCGAGGCGACGCTGGCGGTGGCGATCCCGCCGGTGGGTGGCTGCGTGACCGACCCGGTCGATGCCGACCGGCTGGCGGCCGAAGGGGTGGCCGCACCGGCCGGAGACGAGGCCGGGCGCCGGCTTCATGCCGTCACCCTGGGGCCGGCCGTGCCGGGGGCCGCGATCCGCATCACCGCGCCCGACGGCACCGAACTGCCCGAACGCCGGGTCGGCGAGATCGAGGTCGCCAGCCCCGCGACCGTCGGTGGCTATTGGCAGGATCCGGCCGAAAGCGCCCGGCTGACCCGGCCCGACGGCTGGCTGCGCACCGGCGATCTGGGCTATCTGGCCGATGGCCGGCTGCATGTCACCGGCCGGGCCAAGGATCTGCTGATCCTGGGCGGACGCAATTTCACCCCCGCCCAGATCGAAGATGTGGCCGAAGCCGCGGCCGATGCCGCGATCACGCCCGCGGTCATTGCCGTGGGTCTTACCGACGAGACCATCGGTACCGAAACCCTGCATCTGCTGCTCGACACCCGCCTCGGCCCCGAAGAGGCGCGCCCCGCCATCGCCCAGCGCATCCGCGATGCTCTGGCGGAGGCTTTCGGCCTGACCGGCATCGGCACGCATTGGATCGCCGCCGGCCTGGTGCCGCGCACCCCCAGCGGCAAGGTTCAGCGCTTCCGCTGCCGCGAGATCGTGGCCGCGCGCCTGGCGGACCGTCAGGCCGCGGCCTCAAAAAACAAGACGACACCCGCCCCAGGGAGGATCACCGGATGA
- a CDS encoding SDR family NAD(P)-dependent oxidoreductase: MNAPKDMAAAEAAAVVSSVAEPVAIIGIGCRLPGGASSPAAFWSLLRNRVDAIREVPSDRWNAALFHHPDPASRPGTVGTRMGGFLDGIDRFDPGFFGISPREAQLMDPQQRLLLESAVDAIDDAGLKLEDIDGTDVGVFIGIAAYDYAEIQHGMANRELISGHTNTGLALSIAANRISYLLNLKGPSVAVDTACSSSLVALHLACQSLRSGESRAAIVGGVNAILKPEPTIGFSRASMLAPDGRCKTFDARANGYTRGEGAGIVVLKPLSAALADGDPVYGVIKATVVNQDGHTNGMTVPGEDAQARMLETAYARAGIVPGTLQYMEAHGTGTPVGDPIEARALGRVLSQGRPDGDRCLVGSVKTNIGHLEAAAGIAGLIKATLALHHRHVPSNLNFESPNPEIDFDGLKLEVASSDRPWPDNGHPPRAGVNSFGFGGTNAHAVLEAAPAEAVRPALSDEGAPGIAPDADRTGAPVLIPVSARSAEALAEAARRLAEALTDGDQAAAHRPLAEVAAWAGTRRSQHDHRLAVVAADHAEAAERLRDAAAGTAGPGIIAGRGRARSAPGNPVYVFSGMGPQWWAMGRQLIEREPLFRAAIEECDAHLRAAGAPWSLMDEMCRDEAQSLMAETYISQPSNFALQVGLARLWSHWGIRPAAIVGHSTGEAAAAHVAGQLDLATACTVIYHRSRVQQRASGKGRMLAAALTEAEALERIAPVADRVSIAAMNGPGILTLAGDAEPLEAIAAGLAAEGRFNRFLTVAVPFHSHHMDPLREDLEASLAAIRPAAADLPLYSTVTGDLAEDLPYDAAYWWRNVRQPVRFADAIRSLIRDGHRTFLEVGPHPVISSSIDDTAGELGERVMTAHSLRRQTEERAVLLGNLGQLYAAGHRVDWQAVSGVDRLRPVRLPAYPWQDKRYWQEAAESLDGRAGLPAHPFIGRRIAAGLPLYEIRIDLERLPYLADHAVGGSVLFPGAGFIEAALAAWTAAMGAVPAAVEDVRFLKALILGADRAVKLQVALDPASGGARVLSRPLGEDEAPWTLHASMTLKPQGALPAQAVDLEAAAGRCTEAVADRGYGAFAARGLNYGPAFQGIAALSRGPAEALARLTLPAAARAGDGAPDAAGGYLFHPSLLDACFQAVLGAIDSRSAAAGAYLPVAVERLRLSGRIDDGAELHAHARLLTLNSKQLDADIRLTDAAGRVLAEVQGFSCMALDQAEGGRGAGRDIDRRLFAEHWVAQAAGVVAADLPDPADLVDETRPMVLPLIRKLDRAGYYAEAQPLLDRLTAAYAARAFAELGIDADAPDPARVDPVHHRLLARLAQVVRAETATGPLPEPEVLGAEIDRRHAGLAPEMVLIRRCGEALARVLTGAQDPLDLIFPDGSQVDAERVYRDSPSFGTYNRILEQAVRALVDRLPADRPLRILEIGAGTGATAAHLLPVLPASRTDYVFTDISTAFTTKAEQKFRAFDFVRYRLLDIEKEPAAQGFAPASFDLVVATDALHATRAIDTAIAHAAGLLRPGGLMALVELTAPPPWFDLVFGMLKGWWAFDDAGTRPDHACMTLPAWEAALMRAGCPAVAALDDREDGGATVHSVILARRSTTETAVTTGEAPAAGADELDALLGLSTITRAKPGWLVLADGRGVGAAVAAALEARGHPVRTVTAGEVADVRSLVDRALMDLPEVGGILHLWSLDAGPTEAADMTAVEATGAAVLMELVQTVTDPSFGNPPRLVLATAGARRVRPDDPAPEAAQAPAWGFARVLTNEHPELGTVMVDLPAAVSTDGTDEIEALARICAEGAGDETEIALRGARTHVGRIRAETLDGLRRRALDPRPAAAGTAFRLDALKTGALDNLMLTEARLREPGPGEVEIDVAFTGLNFRDVMKVMGIYPTEGDEPLVLGDEVAGTIRRVGPGVDDLAPGDRVMAIAPGFASRTVVGRGFVAKLPDGVPLEGGATIPITFVTVWYALHHLARAEAGERILIHAAAGGVGLTAIQVAQRAGLEIHATAGSPEKRDFVRSLGVTHVYDSRSLDFADQIMAATDGEGVDMVLNSLAGEAIPKSLGLLRAYGRFLEIGKTDIYGNSRIGLRPFRNNLSYFAIDLDRVFRERPKLAARLMTEVADAFAEGGLQPLPRRVWPVSRAEQAFRHMAQARHIGKIVLAMEDEAARIARPLPKPLPLKSDGTYLMTGGLGGFGLAVAEWLVAKGAGTVVLAGRSGAATPEAQAAVDRLRAGGTRVRVERCDVTDRAAVEAMLGRIRADLPPLKGVLHAAMVLDDDFVLKLDRDRLHRVTAPKIEGALNLHLATRDDPVEMFVMFSSFAAMVGNPGQANYVAANQYLVALAERRRAQGLPALAVDWGAIGGVGYVAAHDEIARHFERHGLTPVQAPDALASLEALLGAGAVASGVIDIDWAVWARYMPELARNPRYADLPLTEGAGGAGGGGGEGDQVLARIREAAAEDRQAMVEAALAARLATVLGTSAETLDTGQPLAELGLDSLMAVELSCLIEDDLGVKTPAIELTQSPSLSKLAERLLPAIAP; the protein is encoded by the coding sequence ATGAATGCGCCCAAGGATATGGCCGCCGCAGAGGCCGCCGCCGTGGTTTCCTCCGTGGCCGAACCGGTCGCCATCATCGGCATCGGCTGCCGTCTGCCGGGCGGCGCCTCCAGCCCGGCGGCCTTCTGGTCGCTGCTCCGCAACCGGGTGGATGCCATCCGCGAGGTGCCCTCCGACCGCTGGAATGCGGCCCTGTTCCACCATCCTGATCCGGCCTCCCGTCCCGGCACCGTCGGCACACGGATGGGCGGTTTCCTGGACGGCATCGACCGCTTCGACCCGGGCTTCTTCGGCATCTCGCCGCGCGAGGCGCAGCTGATGGACCCCCAGCAGCGCCTGCTGCTCGAATCGGCCGTCGACGCCATCGACGATGCCGGGCTGAAGCTTGAAGACATCGACGGCACGGATGTCGGCGTGTTCATCGGCATCGCGGCCTATGACTATGCCGAAATCCAGCACGGCATGGCCAATCGCGAGCTGATTTCCGGCCACACCAATACCGGCCTTGCGCTTTCGATCGCCGCCAACCGCATCTCGTACCTTTTGAACCTCAAGGGGCCGAGCGTTGCGGTCGACACCGCCTGTTCCTCGTCTCTGGTGGCCCTCCACCTCGCCTGTCAGTCACTGCGATCAGGCGAAAGCCGGGCGGCGATCGTGGGCGGGGTCAATGCGATCCTGAAGCCGGAGCCGACCATCGGCTTCAGCCGCGCCTCGATGCTGGCGCCGGATGGCCGCTGCAAGACCTTCGATGCCCGCGCCAACGGCTATACCCGGGGCGAGGGCGCCGGCATCGTCGTGCTGAAGCCGCTTTCGGCCGCCCTTGCCGACGGCGATCCGGTCTATGGCGTGATCAAGGCCACGGTCGTCAACCAGGACGGCCATACCAACGGCATGACCGTGCCGGGCGAGGATGCCCAGGCGCGCATGCTGGAGACCGCCTATGCCCGGGCCGGCATCGTGCCCGGCACGCTGCAATACATGGAAGCCCATGGCACCGGCACGCCGGTCGGCGACCCGATCGAGGCCCGCGCGCTCGGCCGCGTGCTGTCACAGGGCCGGCCGGATGGCGATCGCTGCCTGGTCGGGTCGGTCAAGACCAATATCGGCCATCTGGAGGCGGCGGCGGGTATTGCCGGACTGATCAAGGCGACGCTCGCCCTTCATCACCGGCATGTGCCATCGAACCTGAATTTCGAGAGCCCCAACCCCGAGATCGATTTCGACGGGCTGAAGCTCGAGGTCGCGAGCAGCGACCGGCCCTGGCCGGATAACGGCCATCCGCCCCGCGCGGGCGTCAATTCCTTTGGATTCGGCGGCACCAACGCCCATGCGGTGCTGGAAGCGGCACCCGCCGAAGCCGTGCGCCCGGCCCTGTCGGACGAAGGGGCGCCTGGCATCGCCCCCGATGCCGACAGGACCGGCGCACCCGTCCTGATCCCGGTCTCGGCCCGCAGCGCCGAGGCGCTGGCCGAGGCCGCCCGCCGTCTGGCGGAGGCGCTGACCGATGGCGACCAGGCGGCTGCGCACCGGCCGCTGGCCGAAGTCGCCGCCTGGGCGGGCACCCGGCGCAGCCAGCACGACCACCGGCTGGCGGTCGTGGCGGCCGACCATGCCGAGGCGGCGGAACGGCTGCGCGATGCCGCCGCCGGCACGGCCGGCCCCGGCATCATCGCCGGCCGCGGCCGGGCCCGTTCCGCACCCGGCAACCCGGTCTATGTCTTCTCGGGCATGGGCCCGCAATGGTGGGCGATGGGCCGCCAGCTGATCGAGCGCGAACCCCTGTTCCGGGCCGCGATCGAGGAATGCGATGCCCATCTGCGCGCGGCCGGCGCGCCCTGGTCGCTGATGGACGAGATGTGCCGCGACGAGGCGCAGAGCCTGATGGCCGAGACCTATATCTCGCAGCCGTCGAACTTCGCCCTTCAGGTCGGCCTCGCCCGGCTCTGGAGCCATTGGGGCATCCGCCCCGCGGCCATCGTCGGCCATTCGACCGGCGAGGCGGCCGCCGCCCATGTCGCCGGCCAACTGGACCTCGCCACCGCCTGCACCGTGATCTATCACCGCTCACGCGTGCAGCAGCGGGCCAGCGGCAAGGGCCGCATGCTGGCGGCGGCCCTGACCGAGGCCGAGGCGCTGGAGCGGATCGCGCCCGTGGCCGACCGGGTGTCGATCGCGGCCATGAACGGCCCCGGCATCCTGACGCTCGCGGGCGATGCCGAACCGCTGGAGGCGATCGCGGCAGGCCTTGCCGCAGAGGGGCGGTTCAACCGCTTCCTGACCGTGGCCGTGCCCTTCCACAGCCACCACATGGATCCGCTGCGCGAGGATCTGGAAGCCTCGCTCGCCGCGATCCGGCCGGCTGCGGCGGACCTGCCGCTCTATTCCACCGTCACCGGCGATCTGGCGGAGGATCTGCCCTATGACGCCGCCTATTGGTGGCGCAATGTCCGCCAGCCGGTGCGCTTCGCCGACGCGATCCGCAGCCTGATCCGCGACGGCCATCGGACCTTCCTGGAGGTCGGGCCGCATCCGGTCATCTCGTCCTCGATCGACGACACGGCGGGCGAGCTGGGCGAGCGGGTGATGACGGCGCATTCGCTCCGCCGCCAGACGGAAGAGCGTGCGGTTCTGCTCGGCAATCTGGGCCAGCTCTATGCCGCCGGCCACCGGGTCGACTGGCAGGCGGTCTCGGGCGTCGACCGGCTGCGGCCGGTGCGGCTGCCGGCCTATCCCTGGCAGGACAAGCGCTACTGGCAGGAGGCGGCGGAGAGCCTGGACGGCCGCGCCGGCCTGCCCGCCCATCCCTTCATCGGCCGGCGGATCGCCGCCGGCCTGCCGCTCTACGAGATCCGCATCGATCTGGAGCGGCTGCCCTATCTGGCAGACCATGCCGTCGGCGGCTCGGTTCTGTTCCCCGGCGCCGGTTTCATCGAGGCGGCGCTGGCCGCCTGGACCGCGGCCATGGGCGCCGTGCCGGCGGCGGTCGAGGATGTGCGCTTCCTGAAGGCCCTGATCCTGGGGGCCGATCGGGCGGTGAAGCTGCAGGTGGCGCTCGATCCCGCCAGCGGTGGCGCCCGGGTGCTCTCCCGGCCGCTCGGCGAGGACGAGGCGCCGTGGACGCTGCATGCCTCGATGACGTTGAAGCCCCAGGGCGCGCTGCCGGCCCAGGCGGTGGATCTGGAGGCTGCGGCCGGGCGCTGCACCGAAGCGGTGGCCGATCGTGGCTATGGCGCCTTCGCGGCCCGCGGGCTGAATTACGGCCCGGCCTTCCAGGGCATCGCGGCGCTGTCGCGCGGGCCGGCCGAGGCGCTGGCCCGGCTGACCCTGCCGGCCGCGGCACGGGCGGGCGACGGCGCGCCGGATGCCGCGGGCGGCTATCTCTTCCATCCTTCGCTGCTGGATGCCTGTTTCCAGGCGGTGCTTGGCGCGATCGACAGCCGCAGCGCGGCCGCCGGTGCCTATCTGCCGGTGGCGGTGGAACGGCTCAGGCTGTCGGGGCGGATCGACGATGGTGCCGAACTTCACGCCCATGCCCGGCTGCTGACGCTGAATTCCAAGCAGCTGGATGCCGATATCCGTCTGACCGATGCCGCAGGCCGGGTGCTGGCCGAGGTGCAGGGCTTCTCGTGCATGGCGCTGGATCAGGCCGAGGGCGGCCGCGGTGCCGGCCGCGACATCGATCGCCGGCTGTTCGCCGAGCATTGGGTGGCGCAGGCGGCGGGCGTGGTGGCGGCGGATCTGCCCGATCCGGCCGATCTGGTCGACGAAACCCGGCCGATGGTGCTGCCGCTGATCCGCAAGCTCGACCGCGCCGGCTATTATGCCGAGGCGCAGCCGCTGCTCGACCGGCTGACCGCCGCCTATGCCGCCCGCGCCTTCGCCGAGCTGGGCATCGATGCCGATGCGCCCGATCCGGCGCGGGTCGATCCCGTCCATCACCGGCTGCTGGCACGGCTGGCCCAGGTGGTCAGGGCCGAGACGGCCACCGGTCCGTTGCCCGAGCCCGAGGTGCTGGGCGCCGAGATCGACCGCCGTCATGCCGGGCTCGCGCCCGAGATGGTGCTGATCCGCCGCTGCGGCGAAGCGCTGGCCCGGGTGCTGACCGGGGCGCAGGATCCGCTGGATCTGATCTTCCCCGACGGATCGCAGGTCGATGCCGAACGGGTCTATCGCGACAGCCCGAGCTTCGGCACCTATAACCGTATTCTGGAACAGGCGGTCCGCGCCCTGGTCGACCGGCTGCCCGCCGACCGGCCGCTGCGGATCCTCGAGATCGGTGCCGGCACCGGCGCCACCGCCGCCCATCTGCTGCCGGTGCTGCCGGCCAGCCGCACCGACTATGTCTTCACCGACATCTCCACCGCCTTCACCACCAAGGCCGAGCAGAAGTTCCGCGCCTTCGATTTCGTCCGCTACCGCCTGCTCGACATCGAGAAGGAGCCGGCGGCCCAGGGCTTCGCGCCGGCGAGCTTTGACCTGGTGGTGGCGACCGACGCGCTTCACGCGACCCGGGCGATCGACACCGCAATCGCCCATGCCGCCGGTCTGCTCCGCCCGGGCGGGTTGATGGCGCTGGTCGAGCTGACCGCGCCGCCGCCCTGGTTCGATCTGGTTTTCGGCATGCTCAAGGGCTGGTGGGCCTTCGACGATGCCGGGACCCGTCCCGATCATGCCTGCATGACCCTGCCGGCCTGGGAAGCCGCGCTCATGCGCGCCGGCTGCCCGGCGGTGGCGGCGCTCGACGACCGCGAGGATGGCGGGGCGACCGTTCACAGCGTCATCCTGGCCCGGCGGTCGACCACCGAGACCGCGGTGACCACCGGCGAGGCGCCGGCGGCCGGGGCCGACGAGCTGGATGCCCTGCTCGGGCTCAGCACCATCACCCGCGCGAAGCCCGGCTGGCTGGTTCTGGCCGATGGTCGCGGTGTCGGTGCGGCGGTTGCCGCAGCGCTTGAGGCACGGGGCCATCCGGTGAGGACCGTGACGGCCGGCGAGGTGGCCGATGTCCGTAGCCTGGTGGACCGGGCGCTGATGGATCTGCCCGAGGTGGGCGGCATTCTGCATCTCTGGTCGCTCGATGCCGGGCCGACCGAAGCGGCCGATATGACGGCCGTGGAGGCGACGGGGGCCGCGGTGCTGATGGAACTGGTCCAGACGGTGACCGATCCGAGCTTCGGCAATCCGCCACGGCTGGTGCTGGCGACCGCCGGTGCCCGGCGGGTGCGGCCCGACGATCCGGCGCCCGAGGCCGCACAGGCGCCGGCCTGGGGCTTTGCCCGGGTGCTGACCAACGAACATCCGGAACTGGGCACGGTGATGGTCGACCTGCCGGCCGCCGTCTCGACCGACGGGACCGACGAGATCGAGGCACTGGCCCGGATCTGTGCCGAGGGGGCCGGCGACGAGACGGAAATCGCGCTCCGCGGCGCGCGGACCCATGTCGGCCGCATCCGGGCCGAGACGCTCGACGGGCTTCGCCGCCGGGCGCTCGACCCCAGGCCGGCGGCGGCCGGAACCGCCTTCCGGCTCGATGCCCTCAAGACCGGCGCGCTCGACAATCTGATGCTGACCGAGGCGCGGCTGCGCGAGCCGGGGCCGGGGGAGGTCGAGATCGATGTCGCCTTCACCGGGCTCAACTTCCGCGACGTGATGAAGGTGATGGGCATCTACCCGACCGAGGGCGACGAGCCCCTGGTGCTGGGCGACGAGGTCGCCGGCACCATCCGGCGGGTGGGGCCGGGGGTGGATGATCTGGCGCCCGGCGACCGGGTGATGGCGATCGCGCCCGGCTTCGCCAGCCGCACCGTGGTCGGCCGCGGCTTCGTGGCGAAGCTGCCCGACGGGGTGCCGCTGGAAGGGGGCGCGACCATCCCGATCACCTTCGTCACGGTCTGGTATGCGCTGCATCATCTGGCCCGCGCCGAGGCCGGAGAGCGGATCCTGATCCATGCCGCCGCCGGCGGTGTCGGCCTGACCGCGATCCAGGTCGCACAGCGGGCGGGGCTGGAGATCCATGCCACGGCCGGCTCGCCCGAGAAACGCGATTTCGTCCGCAGCCTGGGCGTCACCCATGTCTATGACAGCCGCAGCCTCGACTTCGCCGACCAGATCATGGCGGCGACCGATGGCGAAGGCGTCGACATGGTGCTGAACTCGCTGGCGGGTGAGGCCATCCCGAAATCGCTCGGCCTGCTCAGGGCTTATGGCCGCTTCCTGGAGATCGGCAAGACCGACATCTACGGCAATTCCCGCATCGGTCTCCGGCCGTTCCGCAACAACCTCTCCTATTTCGCCATCGACCTCGACCGGGTGTTCCGCGAGCGGCCGAAACTTGCCGCACGGCTGATGACCGAGGTGGCCGATGCCTTCGCCGAAGGCGGGCTTCAGCCGCTGCCGCGGCGGGTCTGGCCGGTGTCCAGGGCCGAACAGGCCTTCCGCCACATGGCCCAGGCGCGCCATATCGGCAAGATCGTGCTCGCCATGGAAGACGAGGCCGCGCGCATCGCCCGGCCGCTGCCGAAGCCGCTGCCGCTCAAATCCGACGGCACCTATCTGATGACCGGCGGTCTGGGCGGCTTCGGCCTCGCCGTTGCCGAATGGCTGGTGGCCAAAGGTGCGGGGACGGTGGTGCTGGCCGGCCGGTCCGGCGCCGCCACGCCCGAGGCCCAGGCCGCGGTCGACCGGCTGCGCGCCGGTGGCACCCGGGTGCGGGTGGAACGCTGTGACGTCACCGACCGGGCGGCGGTGGAGGCCATGCTTGGTCGGATCCGGGCCGATCTGCCGCCGCTCAAGGGCGTGCTGCATGCGGCCATGGTGCTGGACGACGATTTCGTCCTGAAGCTCGATCGCGATCGTCTCCACCGGGTGACGGCCCCCAAGATCGAGGGCGCGCTCAACCTGCATCTCGCGACCCGCGACGATCCGGTCGAGATGTTCGTGATGTTCTCGTCCTTTGCGGCGATGGTCGGCAATCCCGGCCAGGCCAATTACGTCGCCGCCAACCAGTATCTGGTGGCGCTGGCGGAACGGCGCCGGGCGCAGGGTCTGCCGGCGCTGGCGGTCGACTGGGGGGCGATCGGGGGCGTGGGCTATGTCGCGGCCCATGACGAGATCGCCCGGCATTTCGAACGCCACGGCCTCACCCCCGTCCAGGCCCCCGATGCGCTGGCCTCTCTGGAGGCGCTGCTCGGGGCCGGGGCGGTCGCCTCGGGCGTGATCGACATCGACTGGGCGGTCTGGGCCCGCTACATGCCCGAGCTTGCCCGCAACCCGCGCTATGCCGACCTGCCGCTGACCGAAGGCGCCGGTGGTGCCGGCGGTGGCGGTGGAGAGGGCGACCAGGTCCTTGCCCGGATCCGCGAGGCGGCGGCCGAGGACCGCCAGGCCATGGTCGAGGCGGCGCTCGCGGCACGGCTCGCCACCGTGCTCGGCACCAGCGCCGAGACGCTCGATACCGGCCAGCCGCTGGCCGAACTCGGGCTCGATTCGCTCATGGCCGTCGAACTCAGCTGCCTGATCGAGGATGATCTGGGCGTGAAGACACCTGCGATAGAATTGACCCAGAGCCCGTCGCTCTCCAAGCTGGCGGAGCGGTTGCTGCCTGCGATCGCACCCTGA
- a CDS encoding PaaI family thioesterase, translating into MFEPRNPAFAEAARAIFGQAGFITDLGIEPVTVEPGLVESRVTIHPRHMQHDGVIHAGVQMTIADHTAGAAAFTTIAADEFVLTTSFTTSLLKAALGTELRCRATVLQAGRRLVVCESEVFAVRDDTPVRVSKAVVSLAVLQRR; encoded by the coding sequence ATGTTCGAACCCCGCAACCCCGCTTTCGCCGAAGCCGCCCGTGCCATCTTCGGTCAGGCCGGTTTCATCACCGATCTCGGCATCGAGCCGGTGACGGTCGAGCCGGGGCTGGTCGAAAGCCGTGTGACCATCCATCCGCGGCACATGCAGCATGACGGTGTGATCCATGCCGGCGTGCAGATGACCATCGCCGACCATACCGCGGGGGCGGCGGCCTTCACGACCATCGCCGCCGATGAATTCGTGCTGACCACCAGCTTCACCACCAGCCTGCTGAAGGCGGCGCTGGGCACGGAGCTCCGCTGCCGGGCAACGGTGCTGCAGGCGGGGCGCCGTCTGGTGGTCTGCGAATCCGAAGTCTTCGCCGTCAGGGACGACACGCCGGTGCGGGTGTCCAAGGCGGTGGTGTCGCTGGCGGTGCTGCAGCGGCGTTGA